The proteins below come from a single Ictalurus furcatus strain D&B chromosome 27, Billie_1.0, whole genome shotgun sequence genomic window:
- the mid1ip1b gene encoding mid1-interacting protein 1-B gives MMQICDSCNQKNSLYSAMTRFIGAVNNMDQTVMVPSLLRDVPLDDDEDVDAAVARGEVKKSPARAAGSGSAVHPVPAAYFRTGDMYGYYVLLKSIRNDIEWGVLQGEEVRRKDPARLEPDGEDLEQLFRFHLKGLHTVLGELTRKANTLTNRYKQEIGIGGCGL, from the coding sequence ATGATGCAAATCTGCGACTCGTGCAACCAGAAGAACTCACTGTACAGCGCGATGACGCGGTTCATCGGCGCCGTGAACAACATGGACCAGACGGTGATGGTGCCCAGCCTGCTGCGGGACGTGCCCCTGGACGACGACGAGGATGTCGATGCAGCTGTTGCGCGAGGAGAGGTGAAGAAGAGTCCGGCGCGCGCCGCGGGCTCCGGCAGCGCCGTGCACCCGGTGCCGGCCGCATACTTCCGCACGGGCGACATGTACGGCTACTACGTGCTCCTCAAGTCCATCCGCAATGACATCGAGTGGGGCGTGCTGCAGGGAGAAGAGGTCCGGCGCAAAGACCCCGCGCGCCTGGAGCCGGACGGCGAGGACCTCGAGCAGCTCTTCCGCTTCCACCTGAAAGGCCTGCACACCGTGCTCGGGGAGCTCACGCGCAAGGCCAACACGCTCACGAACCGGTACAAGCAGGAGATCGGTATCGGCGGCTGCGGGCTTTGA
- the LOC128602993 gene encoding putative mediator of RNA polymerase II transcription subunit 24, translating into MPRSKEIPEDIRRKVVEAHETGKGYKLISKAIGLPKTTVRAILRKWKRFGTVVTLPRSGRPSKISLRARREIIREVMKNPCTTSKDLQATLASSNICVHHSTIRRILGIHGRPTMSSFDGSMALQTSGQEEGGVMDDSDKSTRDIKNEEELEVIKISNTNSDNASKDDAKCTDDDDDDNEEGAGHDKNCGDGEKTPANDNRDDEMASTDMKGAGGEHGVIEKCDDGGNGAETASASGGDANENKKLGDETSIVECRGSGDADDVNRQDSGYATDRDVNSAYDSSSSSNNNNNNNNNNNSGGGKWSDEMDYISTLMFS; encoded by the coding sequence ATGCCACGCTCCAAAGAAATTCCCGAAGACATTCGCAGAAAAGTGGTGGAGGCTCATGAGACCGGAAAAGGCTACAAACTGATTTCCAAAGCTATAGGACTCCCCAAGACGACCGTCCGAGCTATACTGCGGAAATGGAAACGGTTCGGGACGGTCGTGACCCTGCCCAGGAGCGGCCGTCCGTCCAAAATCTCTCTGAGGGCGAGGCGGGAAATAATCCGCGAGGTCATGAAGAACCCCTGCACGACTTCAAAGGACCTTCAGGCCACGCTGGCGTCGTCGAACATCTGCGTCCACCATTCCACCATCAGGAGGATACTGGGAATACACGGAAGACCAACCATGAGTTCCTTTGATGGGAGCATGGCGTTGCAAACTTCCGGACaggaggagggaggagtgaTGGATGATTCGGACAAATCGACTCGGGACATAAAGAAcgaagaggagctggaggtgATCAAAATCTCGAACACTAATTCCGATAACGCTAGCAAGGATGACGCTAAATGcaccgatgatgatgatgatgataatgaggaAGGTGCTGGACATGACAAGAATTGTGGTGATGGGGAGAAAACACCAGCAAACGATAACCGTGATGACGAAATGGCGTCAACGGATATGAAAGGTGCTGGTGGCGAGCATGGAGTGATTGAGAAATGCGACGATGGAGGCAATGGCGCTGAGACGGCATCAGCAAGCGGTGGAGATGCTAACGAGAATAAGAAGCTTGGTGATGAGACATCGATTGTCGAATGCCGTGGAAGTGGTGACGCCGATGACGTGAATCGTCAAGACAGCGGTTACGCCACTGACCGCGACGTCAACAGTGCCTacgatagtagtagtagtagtaataataataacaataataataacaataataacagcgGTGGTGGAAAGTGGAGTGATGAAATGGATTACATTAGTACGTTAATGTTTTCTTGA